The following proteins are co-located in the Macadamia integrifolia cultivar HAES 741 chromosome 3, SCU_Mint_v3, whole genome shotgun sequence genome:
- the LOC122072993 gene encoding small nuclear ribonucleoprotein E-like, with protein sequence MATTRVQRIMTQPINLIFRFLQSKARIQIWLFEQKDLRIEGRIIGFDEYMNLVLEDAEEVHIKKNIRKPLGRILLKGDNITLMMNTGK encoded by the exons ATGGCGACCACCAGAGTTCAGAGGATCATGACCCAGCCCATT AATCTCATCTTCAGATTTCTCCAGAGC AAAGCTCGCATTCAAATTTGGCTTTTTGAGCAGAAGGATTTGAGGATTGAAGGGCGTATCATT GGATTTGATGAGTAcatgaatttggttttggagGATGCTGAAGAAGTCCACATCAAGAAAAACATCAGAAAGCCATTGG GAAGGATTCTTCTTAAAGGAGACAATATCACTCTGATGATGAACAC GGGAAAATGA